From Marinoscillum sp. 108, a single genomic window includes:
- a CDS encoding TIGR00645 family protein, whose translation MAQDSGIKRFENFFEGFMFWSRWVQAPLYTGLTIGAFLYLVKFFQELYHTFQQTTSLHETEMMLRILGLVDISMVMNLVVMVTIGGYSIFTSRIDVDSHEDKPLWLEDLDAGQLKIKLATSLASISGVQLLKTFIDYREAEQKAGAEGIIIEIVIHMVFIISALLLAQTEKITHSYKHGHAAAVKFSDEDH comes from the coding sequence ATGGCACAAGATTCTGGTATTAAAAGATTTGAAAATTTCTTCGAGGGTTTCATGTTCTGGAGTAGATGGGTGCAAGCGCCACTTTATACAGGACTTACTATAGGAGCCTTCCTTTATCTGGTTAAATTCTTTCAGGAACTCTATCATACTTTTCAACAAACCACATCTCTTCACGAAACTGAGATGATGCTTCGTATTCTGGGCCTGGTGGATATCTCCATGGTAATGAACCTTGTGGTCATGGTAACAATAGGTGGTTACTCTATTTTCACCAGTAGAATAGATGTGGACTCACACGAAGACAAGCCGCTTTGGCTGGAGGATCTGGATGCAGGACAGTTGAAAATTAAGCTGGCTACTTCGCTGGCATCAATCTCCGGGGTTCAGTTACTTAAAACTTTCATTGATTACCGGGAAGCGGAGCAAAAAGCCGGAGCTGAAGGGATCATTATTGAAATCGTTATTCACATGGTCTTCATCATCTCTGCCCTTCTACTGGCGCAGACAGAAAAAATCACTCACAGCTATAAGCATGGACATGCTGCTGCCGTGAAGTTTAGCGACGAGGATCATTAA
- a CDS encoding M42 family metallopeptidase, whose translation MKVDVKLLKAICEAPGAPGFENPVRQLIIKEIQAHVDEYSIDNMGNLIAIKKGVKNPEGKKVMVAAHMDEIGFLVSHIDDNGFIRFQTLGGFDPKTLTAQRVIIHGREEVIGVMGSKPIHVMKAEERNKPAKIEEYFIDCGMSKEEVEKWVTIGDPITRQRELIEMGNCVNCKSIDNRVSVYILIEALKQIRNPAFDFYGVFTVQEEVGIRGANVASHTLNPDFGIALDTTIAYDLPGAQAHEKVTELGKGTAIKIMDAMTICDSRMVKFLKKTADSHQIEWQPEILAAGGTDTAGVQRMGKNGSIAGAISIPTRHLHQVIEMAHKDDIIASINLLVYALEEIDTASWEY comes from the coding sequence ATGAAGGTAGACGTAAAATTGTTGAAAGCCATTTGTGAGGCTCCCGGAGCACCGGGTTTCGAAAATCCCGTTCGTCAGTTGATCATCAAGGAGATACAGGCCCATGTGGATGAATATAGCATTGATAATATGGGGAATCTGATTGCCATAAAGAAAGGGGTAAAAAACCCTGAAGGCAAGAAGGTGATGGTGGCCGCTCACATGGATGAGATTGGTTTTTTGGTTTCGCACATAGATGACAATGGTTTTATCAGGTTTCAGACCCTGGGTGGTTTTGATCCGAAAACCCTGACCGCACAGCGTGTGATTATTCATGGACGTGAAGAAGTGATTGGGGTGATGGGTAGTAAGCCCATCCATGTGATGAAGGCAGAGGAGCGCAACAAGCCTGCGAAGATCGAAGAGTATTTTATCGACTGTGGGATGTCCAAAGAGGAAGTAGAAAAATGGGTAACCATTGGTGACCCAATTACCCGTCAGCGGGAGCTGATAGAAATGGGCAACTGTGTGAACTGCAAGTCCATCGACAATCGGGTGTCTGTGTATATATTGATTGAGGCCCTTAAGCAGATTAGAAACCCGGCTTTTGATTTTTACGGTGTGTTTACCGTACAGGAAGAGGTGGGCATACGAGGTGCCAATGTAGCTTCACACACTCTCAACCCTGATTTTGGGATCGCTCTGGATACCACCATCGCTTATGACCTTCCTGGGGCTCAGGCGCACGAAAAAGTTACAGAGCTGGGCAAGGGTACAGCCATCAAAATCATGGATGCCATGACGATATGTGACAGCCGAATGGTGAAATTCTTAAAGAAGACCGCAGACAGCCACCAGATAGAATGGCAGCCTGAAATTCTGGCCGCCGGAGGCACAGATACAGCGGGCGTGCAGCGTATGGGAAAAAATGGCTCCATTGCCGGGGCGATTTCCATTCCTACACGTCATTTGCATCAGGTAATAGAGATGGCACACAAAGATGACATCATTGCGTCAATTAATTTGCTCGTTTATGCGTTAGAAGAGATAGATACTGCCAGCTGGGAATATTGA
- the egtD gene encoding L-histidine N(alpha)-methyltransferase, giving the protein MPLNQFARDVKEGLSSSPKRLSSKYFYDARGDKLFQQIMHLDEYYLSRAELEIFQTHKEALLTIMDHGVPFRLVELGAGDGLKTKVLLKHFLQQGVDFSYAPVDISPDVLEHLQENLLNEMPTLKIEPLAGDYFKVLADLKFKNHTHSVAFFLGSNIGNFLSDTAIAFLSSIHDNLQKGDYLMIGFDLKKDPKRILNAYNDAAGVTRAFNMNLLDRINRELDANFDTSMFDHNPIYDPMTGQCRSYLISKQALEVHVGALNETFSFREWEPIFMEVSKKYDLEEIQELAGKTGFRLVQNFFDQEHLFCDSVWEVI; this is encoded by the coding sequence GTGCCATTGAATCAATTTGCCAGGGATGTAAAGGAAGGCCTCTCATCCAGCCCGAAACGGCTGTCTTCTAAGTATTTTTATGATGCCCGCGGGGATAAGCTCTTTCAGCAGATCATGCATTTGGATGAGTACTATCTCTCCAGAGCGGAGCTTGAGATTTTTCAGACGCATAAGGAGGCGCTCCTCACCATCATGGATCACGGCGTCCCGTTTAGATTGGTGGAACTTGGGGCAGGAGATGGCTTGAAGACTAAAGTGCTTTTGAAGCACTTCCTTCAGCAAGGAGTCGACTTTTCCTATGCACCGGTGGATATTTCTCCCGATGTTTTGGAGCATCTGCAGGAAAATCTCTTAAATGAAATGCCAACATTGAAAATCGAGCCCCTGGCAGGCGATTACTTCAAGGTTTTGGCAGACCTGAAGTTCAAAAATCACACCCATTCAGTAGCGTTTTTTTTAGGGTCCAATATTGGTAATTTCCTGAGCGATACGGCCATTGCTTTTCTGTCCAGCATTCATGATAACCTGCAGAAGGGAGATTATTTGATGATCGGTTTTGATCTGAAGAAAGACCCCAAAAGGATATTGAATGCTTACAATGATGCCGCCGGGGTGACCCGGGCGTTCAATATGAACCTGCTGGATCGCATCAATCGTGAGCTAGACGCTAATTTCGATACCTCCATGTTTGATCATAACCCTATCTATGATCCCATGACCGGGCAGTGTCGGAGCTATCTGATCAGCAAGCAAGCGCTGGAAGTGCATGTGGGAGCTCTCAATGAGACTTTTTCTTTCAGAGAATGGGAGCCTATTTTCATGGAAGTGTCCAAAAAATACGACCTGGAGGAAATCCAAGAGCTGGCCGGGAAAACCGGATTCAGGCTTGTTCAGAACTTTTTTGATCAGGAGCATTTGTTCTGCGATTCTGTGTGGGAAGTAATCTGA
- the egtB gene encoding ergothioneine biosynthesis protein EgtB, which yields MSQSQATLADPALDYLKRFKSIRKQTLNLVEPLETEDLVVQPVSDVSPPKWHLAHTTWFFEVFLLVPNLDGYELFNKDFPFLFNSYYVAAGDRWARASRGHLTRPTVQEVLAYRTHVEEHMERLLLQQPLSPELTHVIEIGLQHEQQHQELLLYDIKYILGHNPLFPPYKEDPTEGSDGSSPLEWLAVNKGNYHVGHQGEGFCFDNEQGRHEVHLEAYEIASRTVTNGEYLEFMQDGGYTNHQHWLSDGWDWLGNQAVKAPMYWINEGGHWLHYTLYGLRPIDLNAPVMHLSYYEANAYASWKGCRLPTEFEWEVAVGIHQAGTPENGNFVEGGHLAPKAQSDPGFMGNLWEWTSSAYLPYPFYKAPDGALGEYNGKFMINQMVLRGGSFATPKAHIRATYRNFFAPQCQWLFSGLRLARHQ from the coding sequence ATGTCACAATCGCAAGCCACCCTCGCGGATCCTGCTCTGGACTACCTGAAGAGGTTCAAAAGCATAAGAAAGCAAACCCTGAATCTGGTGGAGCCATTGGAGACTGAGGATTTGGTGGTTCAGCCGGTTTCAGATGTAAGCCCTCCAAAATGGCATTTGGCACATACCACATGGTTTTTCGAGGTGTTTTTGCTGGTGCCCAATCTGGATGGTTACGAGCTTTTCAATAAAGATTTCCCTTTTCTTTTCAACAGTTACTACGTGGCAGCGGGTGATCGATGGGCCAGGGCTTCCCGTGGACACCTGACCCGACCTACCGTGCAGGAAGTACTGGCCTATCGCACTCATGTGGAGGAGCACATGGAGCGGTTGCTTCTGCAGCAGCCCTTGAGCCCTGAGCTGACACACGTGATAGAGATAGGTTTGCAGCATGAGCAGCAGCACCAGGAGCTTCTGCTCTATGACATCAAATACATTCTTGGACACAATCCACTTTTTCCACCTTATAAAGAAGACCCTACCGAGGGTAGTGATGGGAGTAGCCCATTAGAATGGTTGGCCGTGAACAAGGGCAACTACCACGTGGGCCATCAGGGAGAAGGTTTTTGTTTTGACAATGAGCAGGGGCGTCATGAGGTACACCTGGAGGCCTATGAGATTGCCAGTCGAACGGTTACCAATGGTGAGTATTTGGAGTTTATGCAGGATGGAGGCTATACCAATCATCAACATTGGCTCTCAGATGGCTGGGACTGGCTGGGTAATCAGGCAGTGAAGGCACCAATGTATTGGATCAACGAAGGTGGCCATTGGCTGCATTACACCCTGTATGGTCTGAGGCCCATCGACCTGAATGCGCCAGTAATGCATTTGTCATACTATGAGGCTAATGCCTACGCCTCGTGGAAAGGCTGTCGGCTGCCTACTGAGTTTGAGTGGGAGGTGGCTGTAGGGATACATCAGGCGGGTACTCCTGAGAATGGTAATTTCGTGGAGGGTGGTCATCTGGCCCCGAAGGCCCAATCTGATCCTGGCTTCATGGGAAATCTGTGGGAGTGGACCTCCAGTGCCTATTTGCCCTATCCATTTTACAAGGCTCCTGATGGAGCACTTGGCGAATACAACGGCAAGTTTATGATCAATCAAATGGTGCTGAGGGGCGGTTCGTTTGCTACCCCAAAAGCGCATATTCGCGCCACATATCGAAATTTCTTCGCCCCTCAATGTCAATGGCTTTTTTCAGGCTTGCGGCTGGCAAGACATCAATAA
- a CDS encoding LytTR family DNA-binding domain-containing protein: protein MLSVAIIEDEPLAAEDLEKTLMEVYNDARVVVKLDSVHTAVQWLDVNEVDLILSDIELGDGLSFDIFDKVRNNTPIIITTAYDQYAIRAFKENSIDYLLKPIDKTELETAIKKYRNWKQKGQEFDVDNLLEALRPYSDQKYQERFLVTLGEKINSIPSADVAYFFSEDRYTFLVTKKGTQHIINMNLGDLEGSLDPKKFYRINRKFIISYQSIQNMVAYSKSRVKIDLIPPPPNAMDVIVSVERSGPFKKWLND, encoded by the coding sequence ATGTTAAGCGTCGCAATTATTGAAGATGAGCCTCTAGCTGCCGAAGATTTGGAGAAAACACTCATGGAGGTTTATAACGATGCCAGAGTGGTGGTGAAGTTGGATAGTGTGCATACCGCGGTGCAGTGGCTGGATGTAAATGAGGTGGACCTGATTCTGTCGGATATAGAGCTGGGAGATGGATTGAGTTTTGATATTTTCGACAAGGTGCGAAATAATACACCGATCATCATCACCACTGCTTATGATCAGTATGCCATCCGGGCGTTCAAGGAAAATAGCATAGACTACCTGCTCAAACCTATAGACAAAACCGAGCTGGAGACGGCCATCAAGAAATACCGCAACTGGAAGCAGAAAGGTCAGGAATTTGACGTTGATAACTTATTGGAAGCCTTGCGGCCGTACTCTGATCAGAAGTATCAGGAGCGCTTTCTGGTCACCCTGGGGGAAAAGATTAACTCCATACCGTCTGCAGATGTGGCCTATTTTTTCAGTGAAGACCGTTACACTTTTTTGGTGACCAAGAAGGGCACACAACACATCATCAATATGAATCTCGGAGATTTGGAAGGGAGCCTGGATCCTAAGAAATTTTACCGGATTAACAGGAAATTTATCATTTCTTATCAGAGCATTCAGAACATGGTGGCGTACTCTAAAAGTAGGGTCAAAATAGACCTGATACCGCCACCCCCCAATGCCATGGATGTGATCGTAAGCGTGGAACGCTCCGGTCCATTCAAGAAATGGCTGAATGATTGA
- a CDS encoding histidine kinase, which produces MSELIKILYVDDERGNIDYFRSVFRREYEIVTANSGEEGLDLLFENQDIPVILTDQRMPRMSGVEFLRRSINISRDSIRILVTGYADMETVINAVNLGHIYYYISKPWTYDEMKIIIKRAIETYRLRLINKELLIKSERVEKERVVAQLENLRNQVNPHFLFNCLNTLHALVHDNSQARDFVKNLANTYRYLLEHNDNLVSLESEMNFVENYIYLQKVRFKDALMFTHSVSEHHKYFKLPSASLQLLVENTLKHNIVTRENPLKVEVFIEGEWLIVKNNYQPKDARQESTGIGQDNLKKRLSYLSLSSPEFYLEGEFYIAKIPLLLDKS; this is translated from the coding sequence ATGTCAGAACTGATAAAAATCCTTTATGTAGATGATGAGCGGGGCAATATTGATTACTTCAGGTCTGTTTTCAGGCGGGAGTATGAGATCGTTACCGCCAATTCCGGTGAAGAAGGGCTGGATTTGCTTTTTGAAAATCAGGACATCCCGGTTATTCTCACGGATCAGCGAATGCCTCGAATGAGTGGTGTGGAGTTTCTCCGACGATCCATTAATATCTCTCGTGACAGTATACGGATCCTGGTGACAGGGTATGCTGATATGGAGACGGTGATCAATGCGGTGAACCTGGGCCATATTTACTACTATATTTCAAAGCCCTGGACCTACGATGAGATGAAAATCATCATCAAAAGGGCCATAGAAACCTATAGACTCAGGCTAATCAATAAGGAATTGCTGATTAAATCTGAGCGGGTGGAAAAGGAGCGGGTGGTTGCCCAGCTGGAAAATCTCCGCAATCAGGTTAATCCGCACTTTTTATTTAATTGCCTGAATACACTCCATGCGCTGGTGCATGACAACAGTCAGGCGCGTGATTTTGTGAAGAATCTTGCTAATACGTACCGATACCTGCTGGAGCATAATGATAACCTGGTGTCGTTGGAGTCTGAAATGAATTTTGTGGAGAACTATATCTACCTCCAGAAGGTCCGATTCAAGGATGCACTTATGTTTACCCACAGTGTGAGTGAGCACCACAAGTACTTTAAGCTGCCCAGTGCTTCACTTCAGCTATTGGTGGAAAATACCCTCAAACACAATATAGTCACCCGGGAAAACCCCCTGAAAGTGGAGGTTTTTATAGAAGGTGAATGGTTGATTGTGAAAAACAACTATCAACCGAAAGATGCCAGACAAGAGTCTACCGGCATTGGCCAGGACAACCTGAAGAAACGATTGTCCTATTTGTCATTGAGTAGCCCCGAGTTTTATCTGGAAGGAGAATTTTATATTGCTAAAATTCCATTATTGCTGGATAAGTCTTAA
- a CDS encoding RDD family protein, producing MHPVGFWTRLMAHNIDLIVMLPVYYLMSFFIDSNQILIWLCLVVTYLYEVIAIASSWSGTLGKKMMKIKVTNDDLTPVSPWKSALRAFVKAFSVLTLFIGYLTIVLHPQKKSLHDLVMKTSVIFSPTD from the coding sequence ATGCATCCTGTTGGATTTTGGACCAGATTGATGGCGCACAATATAGACCTGATAGTTATGCTACCGGTCTATTATCTGATGAGCTTCTTCATTGATTCAAACCAGATCCTCATTTGGCTATGTCTGGTAGTCACTTATCTCTATGAAGTGATAGCCATAGCCAGCTCCTGGAGCGGCACCCTGGGCAAGAAAATGATGAAAATAAAAGTGACCAATGATGACCTGACACCAGTCTCTCCCTGGAAGTCCGCCCTGAGGGCCTTTGTAAAAGCCTTCTCCGTGCTCACACTTTTCATCGGTTACCTCACCATTGTACTGCACCCTCAGAAAAAAAGTCTCCATGATCTGGTGATGAAAACTTCCGTTATTTTTTCTCCCACTGACTGA